The nucleotide window GCGGGTACGTGACAATGCCGGGGCCGGGGCGCTTGTGCACGGGGAGGGTGCGCCGATGGGGGTATGTTCCGCGTGGCGTCTTGCAGGTCGCGGTGGTGCTTACCGGGGCCGGGAGGTGATGGCTGTCTCGAACTCCTGACCGTAGCTCACGGCAGGTCGGGGCGAGCGTCCAGAGGGGCTGGGCTCTGGTGGTCGGGGTGGGGGCGGGTCATGGGTTGCTGCGCGTGGGGAGTGTGCTGAACCAGCGCACGACCTTTGCTGTTGCCTTCACGTTTGAGCCGAGGTGTTGTGACTTCTGGTGGTCGGCGGTGCCGAGGTCGATGACCGGCACTCCGATTTCTCTTTCCTGGAAGGCTGCGGCGCAGTTGGCGGTGTTCTGGACGGTCGCCTGTTCGTCGCCTTGTGCCCTGTAGAGCCGAATGGGTGCCGTGGGCTTCCAGTGTTTGCATACGCTGTCGGTGGTCCGCAGCCCGGCCGTGAGGCCGCTCTTGGGCCGGGTCAGCAGATCGCGCCCGTATGGCGTCAGTAGTTCGTCCGGCGTGCGGGGCAGCGCGTTGATCATCTGCGGGCCGGTGTGCATGCCGTCGAACAGTTCCTCCACGGCAGGGTCGCGGAACACCTTGCCCGGGTTGTCGTACACATCGTGGACGCGGTCGAAGGCGACCAGGGTGTATGCGGCGTACACCACGCGCCATCTCGGCTCCAGCTCGCTGTCGCCCGCGAGCAGCGCCGGGATCTGGGCACCCCCGAAGTCGTAGGCCCCGCTGATGGGGGCGAGGGCGCCGGGCCTGAAGTGCCGGTCCTCGCCCGCCTGGAGGGCCCTGGCGAGCCCGAGCGCAGCCGATGCGCCTTGGGAGAAGCCGGTGGCCAGGACGTCACGGTTAAGGGCGCGTCCGGTGGTCGGGGCGAACTGGCGGGCGGCGCGGAGCAGGTCGAGGGAGGCTGTGGCTTGGGACGGCACGTCCATCCAGGGGTGCTTGGCCGGGCCTGTGCCCATGGCGAGGTAGTCGGGTGCGACGGTGGCGAAGCCTGCGGAGGCGTAGGTGATGGAGGGGCCGGTCAGGAACACCTTCCGCTGCATCGAGGGCGCGTCGATGCGGTGGACGCCGGTGCCGTGGGCGAACGAGACGGTCCGCAGATGTCCTTGGACCCCGCGCGGGACGGTGAACAGCCCGCTGGCGGTGGTGGGTTGGCCCTTCGTGTCGATGGTGCGGTAGAGGAGTCGGTAGGCGTCCACGCCGTGGCGGGCGGCGCCGGGGTCGTACCCGCAGGCGGTGAGCTCGGCTGCGGAGTCCTTGGCCGAGGTGAGGGTGTAGAGCGACTCGGCGGAGAGCAGGGTGCCGCGCTGGGTGGCGGCGTTGGGGGAGGGCGCGGCGGACGTCCCTGATGCAGCGCCGGTGCTGACGACGCCCGCGCCGGCGAGGATCGTGGCGGCGACGGCGGCTGTGGTGACTCGGCGGTGGCGGTGCGGGGTTCGAGTGACAGGCACGGTGCGTTCTCCCTCGACTCTGGCTGATCCGAAGCGGGTTCAGCCTCCATCGGGGGCGGCGCTGGACGCACTGGTGCACACCCCCGGGCGTGGGGGAGGGGTAGACCCCGGGTGCCGTCTTGTGATGGTGGGCATGGGGGCCGCCCTCTGCTCTTCGATGTTGGGTGGGGCTCTTGTGCCGGGAAGGGCGGAGCCGGCAGGACGGTGATGGGCCCAGCTCCTTTGGAGGGTCGTCTTGACCTGCCGTGAGCTGTGGTCGGGAGTTCGAGGCGGTGATCACCTTCCGGCTCCGGTGGGCGCCTCGGTGACCTGGAGGGTGCCACGGGGAGCGTGCGCCCATGGGCGCACGCTCCCCGTGTAGAAGCGCCCCGGTCCCGGCTCTTGGTGGGGCGGGTGACTGTGTGGTTTCTGTGTTCCCCGTCCGTGTGGCGCCGGTCCCGTGGTCGATGCAGCCGTGGGGGCCGGACGGGCTGTTCCCGGCGTGGCCGCTTGGCTTTCCGGGCGTCGGCGTGTGAATGCGGTTGTGTGGCGCGGTTTCGGGGTGAGGCCGGTCTTCTCACTTGTCGACGAGATCTGCATGTGTCTCGTCGTGCACGCCGGTGTGCTCGGGCGGCGTTCAGTGGTTTTGGGTGGGGTCGGCGGCTGCGGACGTGTCCTCGGTGGCTGTCTGGGCGGTGAGCGGCTGGCGTCGTGGGCCTGCGCGGCAAGGTCGGTACCGGCGCGGATGCAAGAGGTTGAAGAGTGGTGCTGTGGGTCGCCTGGGTCGTTGGTGGTTTGTCCGCGCGGGGAGTGCCTGGCTCAAGGCGGCTGCCGGGGGGCTCGGCCGCCCTGGCTCGCGGGTGGTCTGCGGGTCTGATGTCAAGGAACTGTGGGTCGACACTGCGTCCCGCCACCCGAATGGATCTTTATTCGTTGCGGCGAACGGTGTGCCCGGTAATCGTGCTTATGAGATCAACCGCACTCTCAGTTGGAGGCAAAATGCGTATCCGTCTTTCTGTCACCGCTCTCGGCCTGGCCGCGCTCGCGCTGCTGGGCTCGGCGGCCACCGCCACGGCGGCGCCCAGCACTCCCGCGGTCGGCCAGAGCAGGCTGGCGCCGATCGGTGATGACAACAATCAGGGGGCTGTGGACTTTTCGGTCGGTGACATGAACGACAACCACGCCTGAGTGTTTGTTTCCGTCGCCTCGCCCGGGTCGAGAGGTCCGGGCGGGGCGACGGGTTTGTGGTGTGAGGGGTGGCATGCCGTCGTGAGGGCTTCGAAGCGGGGGCATGCTGGGCCTGGGCGGGCGTGACGTGTGGGGGCTGTCCCTGTTCGGGGTGGTGGGTGTGTGCTGGTGGGTGTGACTGCTGGATTGCCGTCCTTGCGCCTGCCGGGTGCGGCCGCCGGCGGTTGAGGGGGTACCGCCTGTCGGGGATGTGGTGGTGCTGGTCTCGGGGTCTCAGGGCCGGGGGCTGTGGCGGCAGGCGGTGGTGGCCGGGCTGCCGGGGTTGGATGAGGCCGGGAGGCCGGGAGGCCGGCGTTGGTGCATGTGGCGATTGCGGCTGGGGTGGCGGGGGTGTCGCGGCGGACGGTGTGGTGCCGGCCGGCGGTGGCCGGCCGGTGGGGGTGCGCCGAATCTGTTGCGCGGCGCGGCGGGTTCGTGTTGACGGATGAGTGCACGGATGAGTGGTGGGCCCGTCTCGAACAGCTGGGGGATGTCGCGCGGTGGCACCGCCGGCTGGTCCGGGGTCAAAGCGCTGTTGTGCTGGGGCGGTTGGTGTCGTTGGTGTCGTTGGCGGCGATGCATCGGGCGCTGCGTGAACACCTGCGGGCGGGCCGGGGGGGGCGACCCCGCTTCGCCAATGCCCTGGCCGTCCAGTCCTTGCGCCCTGACCGGCGCCCGGGGCCCGGCGCCGTGGCGGAGGCATGGGCGCACGCTGTCGCCATCTTGGCGGCCTGTCCGGCGCCCGCTGGGTGCCGGCCGGGCCGCTCCTGACGGGCTGGCGGGGGGGCAGGGTCGGCCGTGGCCTCGGCATCGGCCATCCGCCCCGCCGCGGTCTGCGCGGCCTCCTGGATGCGGTGCTCTGGGTGGTTCGCACCGGGATTGCTTGGCGCTGCTTTCCGCACACTGGCCCGCACTGGAACGGGGTGTGGCACTGCTTCGGCCGCGGGGAGAAGGGCGGCATCTTGGAGCGGCTCGACGCCCTGATGCGGCGCCGGGTGCGCGAGGGCGGGAGCCGCCTGGCGGAGCCGGCCGCGGTGGTGATCGACGCGCAGAGCATCATGGCTTGCGCCGGCGTCCCCGCCGTCGAACGGGGCGCCGACGCCAGGCGGTGATCGTGTTGAAGGGCAGTACGCCGGCGGTGAACGGGCCGGCCCCGGTGAGGAGTCGACCGGCCGGGGTGCCTTGGGCAGGGACGGTCAGGGCCGCCGCGGCGGTGGCGGCCAGGACGCCGGGCGGCAGGATGACCGCCGCGCGCGGGCTGGGCGGCGGGGACTGCGGGTTGGGCTGAGGCGCCGTCAACTCCCTGTAGGGGCGGGGGGTGCGCCCGTGACGCCGGACGTGTCTGATGCTGGAGGCATGGGCGGGCAGCAACCCCCTCACCCCCGATGACGTGAATCACTCTCCATGACGTGAATCGCTCTGCGTTGCCGGAAGTGTTGCGGGCAAGGCCGGGGGGGGGAGGGCCGCACGCCGTGTCTGGGGCGTGGGCGACGCGGTCCGCGCGGGGCCGCCGGGGCCTGCCGCGGATGCTGGGCGTGCTGCGGATGCCGGGGAGCGGGGTGTGCCGGAGGCGGTCGGCGGTGGCGAGAACGCTGCCTGCCCGCCTTCGTGCCCCGGCTCGGCTGTGGCCGGGCCCCGTGCCCGGGTGTGCTGTTGCCGGGGTGGTGTGGCTTGGGGGTGTGGTGAGGAGGATGGTGTGGGTGTCCGGGCCGATGGCTTCGTTGTGCCCGGCGCTTCGGTGTTGTTCTCTGCGGAGGCGTTCGAGTGCCTGGTGGTGGATTGCGGCGGGCAGTGGCCGGTGCGCGCGCGGGGGGCGGTGTCGGCCGGCGCGCTGTGCCTCGATGCCGCTCTGGGCCGGGGCGGTGTCCTGGGCCGGGTCCGGTTCGAGCCGCCCGTCATCGGGAGGGGACCGGTGTCCGGGGGGCGGTGTTCTTGGTGACACCCCCGGGTGGTGAGGTGACACCCCCGGGTGGTGAGGTGCTGCCCGGGGGTGTCTGGGGGGTGTCTGGGGCGGGCGGGCTGTGTTGGGGGCCCGTGGTGAGACCCTCGCTGGCGTTGTGCCTGTACGGGGTGGAGCCCGGTGCGGGGGCGGCGGGTCTCGCCGTGCTCTGCCGCGGGGTGGGCCGGGCGGGACTCGGGGTGCGGCAGGGCTCGTGGCCGCGGGCGGTTGTCTGTGGCGGGCCCGTGTTCGCACTCCTGGGTCTTCAGTCATCCTCCAGGGCCGCCCTCCAGGCTCGGACCTGTTCAGGCAGTGTCGGGCAGGTCGGGAGGGAGCATCATGACGGCGGAGCCGCAGAGCGGGGAGTCTCGGGTCGCGTTGGTCACGGGGGCCACGCGGGGCATCGGCCGTGCGGTGGCCGAGACGCTGGGCAGGGCCGGTGTCAGGGTCTTCATCACGTCGCGCAGTGCCGAGGATGTGGCGGCGGTGGTGAAGGAGCTGACGGAGTGCGGCATCAGCGTCGACGGCGTCGAGGCCGACGTGCGCTCGGGCCAGGACGTCGCCCGTTGCGTGGCGGCGGCCGTCGATCGCTTCGGGCCCATCGACATCCTGGTCAACAACGCGGGACGCAGTGGCGGCGGGGTGACCGCGCAGATCACGGACGAGTTGTGGAACGACGTCGTCGAGACCAATCTGACCAGTGTCTTCCGCGTCACCCGTGAGGTGCTCAACGCGGGCGGGATGGGGTCCAGGTCTGTTGGGCGGATCATCAACATCGCCTCCACGGGCGGCAAGCAGGGAGTGGTGCTCGGAGCGCCGTACAGCGCCTCCAAGCATGCGGTGGTCGGCTTCACCAAGTCGCTCGGGCTGGAACTGGCCAAGACCGGGATCACCGTCAACGCGGTGTGCCCCGGCTATGTGGAGACCCCCATGGCCCGGTCGGTCCGGCAGGGATATGCGGGCCACTGGGAGATCGCCGAGGAAGAGGTGCTCAAGCGGTTCGAGGCCAAGATCCCGCTGGGCCGCTACACCGCCCCGGAGGAAGTGGCCGCGCTGGTGGGCTACCTGGCCTCTCCCGCCGCCGCTCCGATCACCGCCCAGGCCATGAACGTCTGCGGCGGCCTGGGCAACTACTGATGCCCGCCCAGTCCGACCGAAGGAGAGCCGGATCCACCATGGCAGTGACGCATCACGCTCGGCACACGATCACCATCGACGCCCCGGCGCAGGCGGTGTATGCAATCATCGCGGACGCCGCCGACTGGCCGCGCGTCTTTCCCCCCTCGGTGCACGTGGAGCAGACGCCGCTCGGTGAGGGTGAGGAGATCCTGCAGGTCTGGGCCACGGCCAACGACGAGGTCAAGTCCTGGCAGTCGCGGCGCCGGCTCGACCCGCAGGCGCTCACGATCGGTTTCCGGCAGGAGAGGAGCACGGCTCCGGCGACGTCGATGGGGGGCCAGTGGCAGATCCGCCCGCTGTCCAAGGCCCGGTGCGAGGTCGTGCTCCTGCACGACTTCACGGCCCTGGACGACGCCCCCGAGAACGTCGAGTGGATCAACCGTGCGCTGGACCACAACAGCGAGGCCGAGCTGGGCCGGATGAAGTCCACCGCGGAGTCGGCCGGGCAGCTGGGGGAACTGCTGTGCACCTTCGAGGACCGGGTGCGCATCGAGGCGCCGAGCGCCGAGGTGCACGCGTTTTTGTGGCGGGGCGAGCAGTGGCAGGAGCGGCTTCCGCATGTGGCCCGGGTGAAGCTGACGGAGCCGCAGGAGGACATCCAGGTCCTGGAGATGGACACCATCGCCAGGGACGGCTCGCGGCACACCACCGAGTCGGTGCGGGTGAGTCTTGGCTCCTCCCGGATCGTCTACAAGCAGCTGCGTGTGCCGCCGTTGCTCACCGCGCATGTGGGGGCCTGGCTCCTTGAGGAGTCGGAGGGGGTGACGACGGCCGTGGCGCGCCACACCGTCGTCATCAACCCGTCCTCGGTGACCCTGCTGGGTCCGGAGACCACCGTGGCCGGCGCGCGGGCCTTCATCCGGGACGCGCTGGGCACCAACAGTCTGGCGACGCTGCGCCACGCCAAGGAGTTCACCGAGCGCAGTCCCGCCCGCTGACCGCGCAGTGCGGCCCCCCGTCCACGCCGGTGGCGTGGACGGGGGCCGCTCGGGTGTGTCTGCGCCCCTGCCTCAGGCGTGGCATGCCACCGGACGGCCGCCGTTGTACTGCGCCATCTCCCCGAAGACCGGCGCCGAGCGGATCTCGGTGTCCCGCGCCGGCGAGGACTCCTCGGCGTAGGCGCGGTGCAGGTTGGCCACCAGGCGCTCGGGGTCGCGGAGCCCGGCGTAGGGGCCCAGGTCCGCCTCGCGCGCGGTCTGCAGGGGGGAGAGTCCGGCGGCCAGGCCGGCCCGGGCTCTGTCGCGTACCCACAGCAGGTAGTCCCGGGTGGCGTCGAGGACCTCGGGGCCCGCGACCGGACCGTGGCCGCCGACGATGACGGCCGGGTCAAGGGCGCGCAGCCGCTCGATGGCCTTAAGGGTGCCGCTCAGCGAGCCCATCAGGACGAAGGGCGTGCAGCCGGGCAGCAGGACGTCCCCGGCGAACAGGATGCGCTGCCGGGGGAGCCAGGCCACGATGTCGCTGGTGGTGTGCGCGGGGCCGACGTGCATCAACTCGGCGGTCAGGTCGCCGACATGGAGCGTGGTGCGTTCGCGGAAGGTGAGGGTCGGCAGGGCGAGGCTGATGTCGCCCCACTGCGTGTCCGGCCAGACCTCGCGCATCGCCAGGCCGCGCCGGGCCATCTCGGTCCGGGTGACCTCGTGGGACACCACGGTGGCGTGCGGGGCGAGCACCGAGTTCCCGAAGTGGTGGTCCCCGTGGTGGTGGGTGGTGACGATCGTGCGCACCTCCAGGGGGGTGCGGGCGGCGATGGCCGCGCGCAGGGCGCGGGCCCGCCGCTCGGTGGCGGCGGTGTCCACCACGGCCACCGCGTCGTCGCCGATCAGCACGCCGGCGTTGTTCAGGCACCAGCCCCCGTCCGGCTGGATGTAGGCGTGGACGCCCGGTGCGAGCTCCTGAAGACGGGGCGGGGCCGGCGCGGGCGGGGCGCCGGGGCGGGGCGTGGCCGATGGCTGGGTCATCGGGGAATTCCTTCCCGGGGCAGGGGTGGGGCAGTGCGCGTGCGGTCCTCACGATCTGCCGTCCCGCTGGAGCGGTGGAGGTGGCGCGATGGCCGCGGAGAGGAGGACCGGCGCAGGAGCCGGCTCCGCTGTGTGGCACACCTTGCACCGGAGATCTCTGCGGGACATACTGTTCCACAGTTGTGGGGCAAGTTGTTCCGTATCTCGTCGGTGGGCCGGTGCCCATGGGCCGGGATCCGCGGATCCATGTGACGGCCGGCCCCGCATCCCCCCATTTCCACAGCTCATCGGCAGGAGAGATCTGGTGTCCGAACGATCCCTGGGGCAGGCTCACGCGACCCCGCCCGCTTCCCCACAGGCCGGCGCGGCGGCAGGCGCCGGTTCCCGCAAGGGTCTTGCGCTGGCCGCCATCGCGGTCGCCCAGCTGATGGTCGTCCTCGACGTCTCGATCGTGAACGTGGCACTGCCGTCCATCCAGAGCGCCCTCGACTTCTCCGCGACCAACCTGGAGTGGGTGGTCAACGCCTACGCGCTCGCCTTCGGCGGACTGCTGCTGCTCGGCGGACGGATCGCTGACATGTACGGCCAGCGCCGTACGTTCCTCTTCGGCGTCGCCCTGCTGACGGTGGCCTCGCTGCTGGGCGGCGTGGCGACCAACCAGGGCTGGCTGATCGCCGCCAGGGCCGTGCAGGGCATCGCCGGAGCGCTGGTCGCCCCCGCCGCGCTCGCGCTGATCGCCAGCACGTTCTCCGAGGGCGGCGAGCGCAACAAGGCCATGGGCATCTACGCGGCCATGGGCGGCGCGGGCGGCGCGCTGGGCAACGTACTGGGCGGCGTCTTCACCGACGCGCTCAGCTGGCGCTGGGTGCTGTTCGTCAACGTGCCCATCGGCATCCTGCTGTTCCTGGCCGCCGTCAAGGCGTTCCCCGCCGAGCGCGTCACCACCGAAGGGCGGCGCCTGGACCTGCCGGGCGCCGTCACCTCCACCGTCGGCATGTCGCTCGTGGTGTACGGGCTGATCCACGCGGCCACCGAGGACTGGGGCAGCGCCGGTACGCTCACCCCGCTCGTCGTCGGCGCCGCCCTGCTCGTCCTCTTCATCTTCATCGAGGTCCGCAGCAACTCCCCGCTCATGCCGCTGAGCATCTTCCGCAACCGCAACCGCTCCGGGGCGTACGCGATCATGCTGGCGCTCGGCGCCGGCATGATCGTCCTCTTCTACTTCCTCACCCTCTTCATGCAGATCGTGCTCGGCTTCAGCCCGCTCAAGACCGGCTTCTCCTTCCTGCCGTTCGCCGTGGGTGCGGCCGTCTTCGCGACGATCAGCAGCCAGGTGGTGGGGCGCGTCGGCCCGCGCATCCTGCTCGGCGCCGGGACACTCCTGGCGGCCGTCGCCTTCTTCTGGTTCTCCCGGCTCAGCGAGGACGGCAGCTACAGCGCCGACCTGCTCGGCCCGCTGGTCCTCTCCGGCTGCAGCGTGGGCCTGTGCTTCGTGCCGCTGACCCTCGCGGCGGTGGCAGGGGTGCGCAAGGCCCAGGCCGGTGTCTCCTCCGCCCTGCTCAACGCCGGACAGCAGGTCGGCGCCGCGCTGGGGCTCGCCGCACTGGGAACGATCGCGGTCACCGCCACCAAGGACCGGCTCACGGAGCTGATGGGCCCGGCCGCCGCCAAGGCGGCCGAGGGCTACGGGCCCGCGGACGCGGCGCACATGCCGCCGCAGGTCCGCAAGGCGGTCTTCGACTCGCTCGCGCACGGATACGGCACGGCGTTCCTGGTGACGGGCTTCGTCCTGCTCGGTGCGTTCGTCCTGGCCGTCCTGGTGATCCGGGTCTCCTCCAAGGACGCGGAGAACGCCGAGATGGGCGTCGTGATCTGAGCCGCCCCGATGCCCGCCGGGCCCGCAGACCCGGGCCCGCACGCCGTACCCGACCCTGAGGAGTCCGCAGTGAACGCCCCAGCGCAGACCGGCGGCGCACCCGCCGTCGACCTGACGATGATGTACGCGATCCACCACGCCTTCCGGCGGGATCTGCGGCTGCTTGCGGCGGCCCAGTACGACGACGTCGCCGCCTTCCGCCGGGGATGGCAGCTCTTCAAGAACTACCTGACGATCCACCACCTCGCCGAGGACCACTCGCTGTGGCCCGTCCTGCGCACCAAACTGGACGGCCAGGACGAGCAGTTGAGGATGCTCCAGGCCATGGAGCTGGAACACGCCCAGCTGGACAAGGCCGTGGAGAAGATCGACGCGGCGCTCGGGCAGGAGGGCGGCGAGAAGGCCCTGCCGGAACTCATGGACGACGTCATCGCCTGTCTGACCGACCACCTCGACCACGAGGAGGCCCAGGCCCTGCCGCTCATCGAGAGCGAGCTCACGGCGGCCGAGTGGGGCGCCTTCGTGGCGCGGCAGCGCAGCCAGGTCGGCATCAAGGGCGCCGCGACGTTCTTCCCCTGGCTGCTCGACGGGGTGCCGGACGCCGAACGGCGCACCGTGCTCGACAAGGTCCCGCCGCCGCTGCGCCTGGTGTACCGCGCGGTGTGGCGCCCCAAGTACGAGCGCAACTCACCCTGGAAGGGCAGGGCCGCCTGATAGCGGCGGCCACCAAGACCCCGGTGCCGGACGCGTAATCCCCCGGTGCGTCCGGCACCGGGCCACCTCAGAAGGCGACCGCCCCGGACCGCGCGATGCGGTCCGGGGCGGTCGCCTTCTGACGGGATTTCAGAGCACCAGCACGGCCTTGCCGTTGACCTGCCGGTCGCCGACGCTGCGCAGGACGGGCTCCGCGTCCCTCCAGTCGCCGACGAGGGTGACGTGCGGGTCCAGCGCGCCCTGGGCGACGAGCCGCAGCAGGACGGCGAGGTCGTTCCCGACGGGCCTGCGGGGCATCTCGTCGAACAGGTGGAGATAGCGGATCCGGACGCCGGGGCGGGCGTGCCCCCAGTCGAAGGGCAGGGACAGGTCGGTGCGTGTGGTGTTGCCGTAACAGACGACGACGCCGCGCGGCTCGACGAGCTGGAAGGCGCTGCGGAACACGTCGCCGCCGACGCTGTCCACCAGGACGTGCACCGGCTGCGTCGCCCCGGGTCCCGCGTCGTACGTGGACACGCTGGCGGCGCCCAGTTCGCTCAGGCCCTTGGTCCGCTCCGGAGAACCGGCCCAGGCGGCCACTTCGGCCCCTGCGGCGCGGGCCAGCTGGACGGCGAGCCTGCCGACGCCACCGCTGGCGCCGGTGACCAGGACCCGGCGGCCCAGGAGCGATCCGGCGTGCCGCAGGGAGTACAGCGCGGTGAGGCCGGCCACGGGCAGGGCCGCCGCGTCGGTCCACTCGACGCCGTCCGGCAGCGGGGCGAGCCGGGTGGTCGACAGGGCGACGCGCTCGCTCCAGCCGTCCCGCTCGGCCACGCCGGCCACCCGGGTGCCGGGCGGCGGCCCGCTGCCGTCGGCCGCCGCCCGGACCACGGTGCCGGCCACGTCGAAGCCGAGCCGTGAGCCCGGCGGCAGCATGCCCAGCAGGGACAGGTCGCCGCGGTTCACGGAGACCGCCCTGACCTCCACGACGGCCTGGTCGGGGCGGGGTTCGGGCTCGGGGACCGCTACCGGCCGCACCCCGGTACCGCCGTCCGCGGGAGTGGTGAGTGCTTGCACGTGGCGTTCGCCTCCGGGGCTGTCGTCGCGATGGGATGCCGCAAAGAGAAGGGGCTGCGGGGAAGAAAGAGCTGCGAGGAGAAAAGGGGGAAAGCGGCTACGGGGAAGGGCAGGGTGCCGGGAAAGGCGGCACGTTCACCAGCGCACGCCGCCGTCGACCGGCAGCACGGCGCCGTTCACGTAACTGCTCTCCAGGGAGGCCAGGAACACGGCGGCCCGGGCCACTTCGGCTCCCGTGCCGGCCCGGCCCGTGGCCAGGGTGCCCTGCAGCCGCGGCCAGATCGTCTCGTTGGCCATCAGGTCCCGGCCCTGGCCCTCGTCGATGAAACCGGGGGAGAGGCAGTTCACCGTGATGCCCTGCGGCGCCAGCTCCAGTGCGCAGACCTCCGTCAAGCGCTCGACGGCCGCCTTGGAGGCGCAGTACGCGGCGGCGCCGGGCATGGCGCGCCGTCCCAGCAGCGAGGACATGGTGATGATGCGGCCCGCCTCGGCGTCCCGGAGGTAGGGCACCGCCTCCCTGACCGTGTGGAAAACGCCCGTCAGGTTGGTGGCGATCACGGCGTCCCAGTGCTCGTCGGCCAGCGCCGAGACCGGGCCCGGCCTGCTCACTCCGGCGTTGGCGACCACGATGTGCGGGCCGCCGTACCGTTCGTGGGTCGTACGCATCAGATCGGCGACCGATGAGGGCACCGTGACATCGGCCTTGACGTGGACGATCCGGCCGCCCCGGTCCGGGGCATCCGGCTGCACGTCCCTGGCCGCGGCGACCACCAGGGCGCCCTCGTCGGCCAGCGCCTGCGCGACGGCCCTGCCCAGACCGCGCGTTCCGCCGGTGACCACGGCGGTCCTGCCCTGCAGCTGCATTGCTCCTCCTGTGTCCCGGTCGCAAGACCAGCCCGCGCAGAACAGCCGCGGAGTCCGGGAGCACGATGCTGCTCCGCGGTGCTGGCGAGGCGAGGGAGACCGGCTGGAGAAGCACGGCGGCAGGGCACGGGCGTCGGCCGCTCCCCAGCGCCGCTGGATTCAGGTGCCAGGGGCCCCGGCCAGACTCGGGCTCCGCCCGGACCGGACGTCGTCGAACGGACGTCGTCGAACGGACACCGTTGAACGGACGCGTGCTCCGGGCGCCCCTGCCGACCGCTGAAGGAGGAAGTCCGTGCCCGTACCCGTGCAGCGCGACCCCGAACAGACCCGCCGGGCGTTGGCCCACTGGCTGACGGCCCGCCGGCAGCCCCGGGCCGGCGAGGTGAAGGTCGGGCCGGTACGGGTGCCCGCCACCGCCGGATTCTCGGGAGAGATCCTGCTGTGCGATGCCCAGTGGACCGAGGACGGGACGACCCGCCGCGAACCCCTGGCCGTCCGGGTGGCCCCCACCGGGCACCGCCTCTACGCCGAGGACCGCTGGACGGAGCAGGTCAGGCTGCTCGAGGCCCTCAACGGCACGGATGTCCCGGTGGCCCCGCTGCTGGGGCACGAGCCCGGCTCCGCCCTGCTCGGGGCGCCGTTCCTGGTGATGCGCCGGATCGAGGGCGAGGTGCCCGCGGACTTCCCCTCGTACCACCGTGAGGGCTGGCTGGCCGAGCTGGCGCCGCACAGCCGCCGTGCCGCCTGGCTCGGCGGCATCGAGATGCTCGCCGCGATCCACCGGCTCGACCCGGTCGCGCTCGGCCTCGGCTTCCTGGACC belongs to Streptomyces sp. NBC_01381 and includes:
- a CDS encoding SDR family NAD(P)-dependent oxidoreductase, with product MQLQGRTAVVTGGTRGLGRAVAQALADEGALVVAAARDVQPDAPDRGGRIVHVKADVTVPSSVADLMRTTHERYGGPHIVVANAGVSRPGPVSALADEHWDAVIATNLTGVFHTVREAVPYLRDAEAGRIITMSSLLGRRAMPGAAAYCASKAAVERLTEVCALELAPQGITVNCLSPGFIDEGQGRDLMANETIWPRLQGTLATGRAGTGAEVARAAVFLASLESSYVNGAVLPVDGGVRW